A single Dechloromonas denitrificans DNA region contains:
- a CDS encoding YniB family protein, whose amino-acid sequence MTYDEAKKKILIKWLVGAPVIVATSLSSAVSALKMFYFGLDSGDQLSSAIALPIKRLVYLIYENTHFLEFFWKHSPTPTPKELFANSNIAFFVIYLCIFFGMASVGSARSLSARLAEIDKEIENELIRESVKGNAPRRRQEIQEQVSVPKPGWLSQIHTLYLAPIVVGVVVAVIAKLSGLV is encoded by the coding sequence ATGACATACGACGAAGCAAAAAAGAAGATTCTTATAAAGTGGCTAGTTGGTGCGCCTGTTATTGTCGCCACCTCTTTATCCAGTGCCGTTTCAGCACTGAAAATGTTTTACTTCGGGCTAGATAGCGGAGATCAACTAAGTAGCGCGATTGCACTGCCAATTAAGCGATTGGTCTACCTCATCTACGAGAACACGCACTTTCTAGAGTTTTTCTGGAAACACTCTCCGACCCCAACACCGAAAGAACTTTTCGCAAACAGCAACATTGCGTTTTTTGTTATTTATCTCTGCATATTCTTTGGGATGGCCTCGGTCGGCTCCGCTCGCTCATTGTCGGCACGACTTGCGGAGATTGACAAAGAAATTGAAAACGAATTGATCCGGGAGTCAGTCAAGGGTAACGCTCCACGCAGACGGCAAGAAATTCAAGAGCAGGTTTCAGTGCCAAAACCTGGTTGGCTTTCTCAGATTCACACACTCTATTTGGCTCCCATAGTAGTCGGGGTTGTTGTTGCAGTTATTGCAAAACTTTCTGGGCTGGTATAG
- a CDS encoding ATP-binding protein, whose translation MSKRAVIDLIASNAVWKRSTGAPIRELVQNAVEACRFRMHHSSPADDYRPQVRIEFDRARHTVTVTDNGCGMSLRTILNHFLSVASSRAKEPAYASKSYAPIARFGTGFWSVFTVATKADIRSLAFEAGNAKGIGLQFEVSLDELKDYTVFRDCPMIPGTSVTLESTACVASLVPQVTLKYRHNAAGTAKFYKCLLFQAKRSFEVV comes from the coding sequence ATGAGCAAGCGGGCGGTGATCGACTTGATCGCATCGAACGCGGTCTGGAAGAGATCGACCGGCGCGCCGATTCGCGAGTTGGTTCAGAACGCGGTGGAGGCATGCCGATTCCGAATGCACCATTCCAGTCCCGCTGATGATTACCGGCCGCAGGTCAGGATTGAGTTTGATCGTGCGAGGCACACGGTTACAGTGACGGACAACGGTTGCGGAATGTCGCTCCGAACCATCCTGAACCACTTTCTGAGCGTAGCAAGCAGCAGGGCCAAGGAGCCTGCCTACGCATCAAAATCGTATGCTCCGATCGCACGCTTCGGAACAGGTTTCTGGTCGGTCTTTACTGTCGCGACCAAGGCGGACATCCGTTCCCTGGCTTTCGAAGCGGGGAACGCCAAAGGCATCGGACTTCAGTTCGAAGTCTCCCTAGACGAACTCAAGGACTACACGGTATTCCGAGACTGCCCGATGATCCCTGGCACGTCCGTGACCCTGGAGTCTACAGCTTGTGTCGCTAGCTTAGTGCCCCAGGTTACGCTTAAATACCGGCACAACGCAGCCGGCACGGCAAAGTTCTACAAATGTCTCTTGTTCCAGGCCAAACGCAGTTTCGAAGTAGTTTGA
- a CDS encoding HAD family hydrolase, translated as MKDSQLAPEVQAVVFDAYGTLAHIRARRHAFKKLLRYGQQLGRAPQPDDAATIMTHRGGLLEAAQRLGITLPPPVYRELELDLVVELNSVTLFDDVNATLTSLKNRGLKIGLCSNLAEPYAAPLLRRLSVPFDCYAWSFSVGAIKPSPAIYAYALEQLDCPPRQVLFVGDTPGADSDGPQLMGMQARLIDRDKAERLKDKVTIALRCPIRRHRGFNASTDCLKYKATCFHTTSPTSGPKQYSANQLKHCE; from the coding sequence TTGAAGGACTCTCAACTAGCGCCAGAGGTGCAAGCCGTTGTCTTTGACGCGTACGGCACCCTCGCCCATATCAGAGCACGACGCCACGCCTTCAAGAAATTGCTGCGTTATGGCCAACAACTGGGTCGAGCCCCGCAGCCGGACGACGCAGCAACCATCATGACTCATCGCGGCGGGTTATTGGAGGCCGCCCAACGCCTAGGCATTACTCTCCCTCCGCCGGTTTATCGGGAATTGGAACTGGATCTCGTGGTCGAATTGAACAGTGTGACGCTCTTCGATGATGTCAACGCCACTTTGACTTCGCTGAAAAACCGGGGGCTGAAAATCGGCTTGTGCTCGAATCTGGCTGAGCCGTACGCGGCGCCCCTGCTACGCCGTTTGTCGGTTCCGTTCGATTGCTACGCCTGGAGCTTTTCCGTCGGAGCGATCAAGCCATCCCCGGCCATTTACGCCTATGCTCTCGAACAGCTCGATTGCCCGCCAAGACAAGTGTTGTTTGTCGGCGATACGCCCGGCGCCGATAGCGACGGCCCGCAACTGATGGGCATGCAGGCCAGGTTGATTGACCGGGACAAGGCGGAGCGCCTGAAGGATAAGGTGACTATCGCTTTACGGTGCCCCATCCGTCGTCATAGAGGGTTTAATGCTTCAACTGACTGTTTGAAGTACAAAGCCACATGTTTTCACACAACCTCGCCGACAAGCGGCCCAAAGCAATATTCAGCGAACCAACTTAAGCACTGCGAGTGA
- a CDS encoding helix-turn-helix domain-containing protein, whose product MKTKSLQARAMHAASICRKHGVSQAQIADFVGASQGQVSRLLGGKIGRGSRLFEEICLFAERLEGGVSKELVIANDELIAALTETWDGTAEHAKALATVIRSLAVLKLVR is encoded by the coding sequence ATGAAAACAAAAAGCCTCCAAGCACGGGCAATGCATGCTGCTTCCATCTGCCGGAAACACGGGGTTTCTCAGGCTCAAATCGCTGACTTCGTTGGGGCAAGCCAAGGTCAAGTGAGCCGATTGCTTGGCGGAAAGATAGGGCGTGGCAGTAGGTTGTTCGAAGAAATTTGCCTCTTTGCCGAACGTCTGGAAGGTGGTGTAAGTAAAGAGCTGGTGATTGCCAATGACGAGTTGATTGCTGCCTTGACGGAGACTTGGGATGGTACGGCCGAGCACGCCAAAGCCCTGGCGACGGTAATTCGATCACTCGCAGTGCTTAAGTTGGTTCGCTGA
- the rpoH gene encoding RNA polymerase sigma factor RpoH has product MTHALAYPIPSAVGNIDAYIQAANRYPMLSEVEESRLAQRFHNDGDVEAARQLVLSHLRLVISIARGYLGYGLPHADLIQEGNIGLMKAVKRFDPARGVRLVSFAMHWIKAEIHEYILKNWRLVKVATTKAQRKLFFNLRSLKNDYEGVDTLNGTQAGEVAARLGVKASEVVEMETRLTGRDMALEGNPDDGDEAFAPIDYLADSRYEPTRMLENKALARLQDEGLHEALAELDPRSRRIVEARWLHDEGEGATLHDLAAEFSVSAERIRQIEVKALQKMRGVLATV; this is encoded by the coding sequence ATGACCCATGCCTTGGCTTATCCCATCCCCTCGGCGGTTGGAAACATTGATGCCTATATTCAGGCAGCCAATCGTTATCCGATGCTTTCCGAGGTTGAGGAATCCCGGCTGGCCCAGCGTTTCCACAATGATGGCGATGTGGAAGCGGCGCGGCAGCTTGTGCTCTCTCACCTTCGCTTGGTGATTTCGATTGCCCGCGGCTACTTGGGCTACGGTCTGCCGCATGCCGACCTGATCCAGGAAGGCAACATCGGCCTGATGAAGGCGGTCAAGCGTTTTGATCCGGCGCGCGGCGTGCGCCTGGTGTCCTTTGCCATGCACTGGATCAAGGCCGAGATCCACGAATACATCCTGAAGAACTGGCGTCTGGTCAAAGTGGCGACCACCAAGGCCCAGCGCAAGCTGTTCTTCAACCTGCGCAGCCTGAAGAATGATTACGAAGGAGTCGATACCCTGAACGGTACGCAGGCCGGCGAAGTGGCCGCGCGCCTCGGCGTCAAGGCTTCGGAAGTGGTCGAGATGGAAACCCGGTTGACCGGCCGCGACATGGCGCTGGAAGGCAATCCGGACGATGGCGACGAGGCTTTCGCGCCGATCGACTATCTGGCCGACTCGCGTTACGAGCCGACCCGGATGCTTGAGAACAAGGCGCTGGCCCGTCTGCAGGACGAAGGTCTGCATGAGGCGCTGGCCGAACTCGACCCGCGCAGCCGCCGCATCGTTGAAGCGCGCTGGCTACACGACGAGGGCGAAGGCGCCACGCTGCACGACCTGGCCGCCGAGTTCAGCGTATCAGCCGAGCGGATCCGGCAGATCGAGGTCAAGGCCCTGCAGAAGATGCGCGGCGTTCTGGCTACCGTCTGA
- the napH gene encoding quinol dehydrogenase ferredoxin subunit NapH has translation MSDKRIGAEAVAEKGWLRAHQWLILRRLSQSGILALFLLGPLAGIWLVKGNLNYSYTLDFLPLTDPYVALQSLATGHLPESLGLVGLLIAALFYFLVGGRVYCAWVCPVNMVTDAAGWLRDRLGIKGSAHLGRNTRYWILGMTFLGSALSGVVLWELINPVSMLHRGLIFGLGAAWTVVLAVFLFDLFVMSRGWCGRLCPVGAFYSLLGRWSPLRVSATKRAACNNCMDCFEVCPEPQVIRPALKGEEKGVGPVILAPNCTNCGRCIDVCSKDVFSFGLRFHNPPSTARPE, from the coding sequence ATGAGCGACAAGCGTATCGGCGCCGAGGCGGTGGCCGAAAAAGGCTGGCTGCGCGCCCATCAATGGCTGATCCTGCGTCGCCTTTCGCAGTCCGGCATTCTCGCCCTGTTCCTGCTCGGTCCGCTGGCCGGCATCTGGCTGGTCAAAGGCAACCTCAATTACAGCTATACGCTGGATTTTCTGCCGCTGACCGATCCCTATGTCGCCCTGCAGTCGCTGGCCACCGGCCATCTGCCGGAAAGCCTCGGGCTGGTCGGCCTGCTGATTGCCGCGCTGTTCTATTTTCTGGTCGGCGGTCGCGTCTATTGCGCCTGGGTCTGCCCGGTCAATATGGTCACCGATGCCGCCGGCTGGTTGCGCGACCGGCTGGGCATCAAGGGCAGCGCGCATCTCGGGCGTAATACGCGGTACTGGATACTCGGCATGACCTTCCTCGGCTCGGCGCTGAGCGGCGTCGTGCTGTGGGAGCTGATCAATCCGGTGTCGATGCTGCATCGCGGCCTGATTTTCGGCCTCGGAGCGGCGTGGACCGTGGTTCTCGCCGTATTCCTGTTCGACCTGTTCGTGATGAGCCGTGGCTGGTGCGGCCGGCTCTGCCCGGTCGGCGCCTTTTACAGCCTGCTCGGCCGCTGGAGTCCGCTCCGGGTCAGCGCGACGAAACGCGCCGCCTGCAACAACTGCATGGACTGCTTTGAAGTGTGCCCCGAGCCGCAGGTCATCCGGCCGGCCCTGAAAGGCGAAGAAAAGGGTGTCGGGCCGGTCATCCTGGCGCCGAACTGTACCAATTGCGGGCGCTGCATCGACGTCTGCTCGAAGGACGTCTTTTCCTTCGGGCTGCGCTTCCACAACCCGCCGTCTACCGCCCGGCCGGAATGA
- the napG gene encoding ferredoxin-type protein NapG, which yields MKAPEKTAGKAGIARRQFIFDSAKMVCGVGMLGLGLGLYAKQSKALPALALRPPGALPEDDFLGACIRCGMCVRDCPYNTLELAKPEMPVATGTPYFNARHIPCEMCEDIPCIKACPTKALDHALTDINKAKMGIAVLIDHETCLNFLGLRCDVCYRVCPVIDKAITLDLQPNTRTGRHALFLPTVHSEYCTGCGKCEKSCVLEESAIRVLPAKLAKGELGHHYRVGWEEQKKAGHSLIDESKMLDLPDRLPEGANLPGHYDPASGHTAPMRGQPGSEAGAMPSHPPGLGDKP from the coding sequence ATGAAAGCTCCAGAAAAGACTGCCGGCAAGGCCGGCATTGCACGGCGCCAGTTCATTTTTGATTCGGCCAAGATGGTTTGCGGTGTCGGCATGCTCGGCCTCGGTCTTGGCCTCTACGCCAAGCAGTCCAAGGCCCTGCCGGCGCTGGCCCTGCGCCCGCCCGGGGCGCTGCCGGAAGACGATTTCCTCGGGGCCTGCATCCGTTGCGGCATGTGCGTGCGCGATTGCCCCTATAACACCCTCGAACTGGCCAAGCCGGAAATGCCGGTGGCGACCGGCACGCCCTACTTCAATGCGCGCCATATCCCGTGCGAGATGTGCGAGGACATTCCGTGCATCAAGGCCTGTCCGACCAAGGCTCTCGATCATGCGCTGACCGATATCAACAAGGCCAAGATGGGCATCGCCGTGCTGATCGATCACGAAACCTGCCTCAACTTCCTCGGTTTGCGTTGCGACGTCTGTTACCGCGTCTGCCCAGTCATCGACAAGGCCATCACCCTCGATCTGCAGCCCAATACGCGGACCGGCCGGCACGCGCTGTTCCTGCCGACGGTGCATTCCGAATACTGCACCGGCTGCGGCAAGTGCGAGAAATCCTGCGTTCTTGAAGAGTCCGCCATCCGCGTCCTGCCGGCCAAGCTGGCCAAGGGCGAACTCGGCCACCATTACCGGGTCGGCTGGGAAGAACAGAAGAAAGCCGGTCACTCGCTGATCGATGAATCGAAGATGCTCGATCTGCCGGATCGCCTGCCGGAAGGCGCCAACCTGCCCGGTCATTACGACCCGGCGAGCGGCCATACCGCGCCGATGCGCGGCCAGCCCGGCAGCGAGGCGGGGGCGATGCCGAGCCATCCGCCGGGCCTGGGAGACAAACCATGA
- a CDS encoding TatD family hydrolase: MLIDSHCHLDAAEFDADRDAVYAAALAAGVERMVIPAVAANGFAQVKAAAARYPGCVAAYGIHPLFVTQAGESDLAVLRDWVIEEKSLALGEIGLDFYVADSDPQRQEFFLVEQLKLAREFNLPVLLHVRRSVDAVLKQLRRIAVPGGIAHAFNGSRQQAETFISLGFKLGFGGAMTYSGSTRIRQLAASLPLESIVLETDAPDMPPAWLNRGRNAPAELPRIAQILADLRGMPLAQIVAQTGKNARSVLPGL; the protein is encoded by the coding sequence ATGCTGATCGACAGCCACTGCCATCTCGATGCGGCCGAGTTCGACGCCGATCGTGACGCGGTGTATGCGGCGGCGTTGGCGGCAGGCGTCGAACGGATGGTGATTCCGGCGGTGGCGGCCAACGGCTTCGCCCAGGTCAAAGCCGCCGCGGCCCGCTACCCGGGCTGCGTCGCGGCCTACGGCATCCATCCGCTGTTCGTGACGCAGGCCGGCGAGTCCGATCTCGCCGTGCTGCGCGACTGGGTAATCGAGGAAAAGTCGCTGGCGCTCGGCGAAATCGGGCTGGATTTCTATGTCGCCGACAGCGATCCGCAGCGCCAGGAATTCTTCCTGGTCGAACAGCTGAAACTGGCCCGCGAGTTCAATTTGCCGGTGTTGCTGCACGTCCGCCGCTCGGTCGACGCGGTGCTCAAACAGTTGCGCCGGATTGCCGTGCCGGGCGGCATCGCCCACGCCTTCAACGGCAGCCGCCAGCAGGCCGAAACCTTCATCAGCCTCGGCTTCAAGCTCGGCTTTGGCGGCGCCATGACCTACAGCGGATCGACGCGCATTCGCCAGCTGGCGGCGAGCTTGCCGCTCGAGTCCATCGTCCTCGAAACCGACGCCCCGGACATGCCGCCGGCCTGGTTGAACCGGGGGCGCAATGCGCCGGCCGAATTGCCGCGTATCGCGCAAATCCTGGCCGACCTGCGCGGCATGCCGCTGGCGCAGATTGTTGCGCAAACCGGCAAGAATGCCCGCAGCGTATTGCCCGGACTTTGA
- a CDS encoding D-amino acid dehydrogenase produces the protein MKVLVLGAGVIGTTSAWYLAEAGHQVTVVDRQAVAGQETSFANGGQISVSHAEPWANPHVLPQAIKWLGREDAPLLWRWRADPAQLAWGLRFLAECLPGRTRRNMAAIVAMALYSRQQLQALRQSLGLEYDHLERGILHLYTDSDEFAAAIRAAKVMREFGLDRDTVDVDQCLEIEPALSAARHRLVGGDYTRSDESGDAHKFTRALAERAQAAGVDFRLNVSVDRIAPGGSQIAGVVVSGEGGPELLTADAYVVALGSYSPLLVKPLGISLPVYPAKGYSATLTLAEGALAPTVSITDDAHRLVFSRLGNRLRIAGTAEFNGYNLDLNPVRCQALMERTRELFPRVDVEGEPEFWCGLRPATPSNVPCIGRTRYGNLWLNTGHGTLGWTMACGSAASLARLMSGRRAEPEFPFIRC, from the coding sequence GGTTCTCGTACTGGGGGCCGGCGTCATCGGCACAACGAGTGCGTGGTATCTGGCGGAAGCCGGCCATCAAGTCACCGTGGTCGATCGGCAAGCGGTGGCGGGCCAGGAAACCAGTTTCGCCAACGGCGGCCAGATTTCGGTCTCGCATGCCGAGCCCTGGGCCAATCCGCACGTCCTGCCGCAGGCCATCAAGTGGCTGGGCCGCGAGGATGCGCCGCTGCTCTGGCGCTGGCGGGCCGATCCGGCCCAGCTGGCGTGGGGCCTTCGCTTTCTGGCCGAATGCCTGCCCGGCCGGACGCGTCGCAACATGGCCGCGATCGTCGCCATGGCGCTCTACAGCCGGCAGCAATTGCAGGCCTTGCGCCAGTCGCTGGGCCTCGAATACGACCACCTCGAACGCGGCATCCTGCATCTGTATACCGACAGCGACGAGTTCGCCGCGGCGATCCGGGCGGCCAAGGTGATGCGCGAGTTCGGGCTCGACCGGGATACGGTCGACGTCGATCAATGCCTGGAAATCGAACCGGCCCTGAGCGCCGCCAGGCACCGTCTGGTCGGTGGCGACTACACGCGTTCCGACGAATCCGGCGATGCCCACAAATTCACCCGGGCGCTGGCCGAGCGGGCGCAGGCGGCGGGCGTCGATTTCCGCCTCAATGTCAGCGTCGACCGTATCGCGCCGGGCGGCAGCCAGATCGCCGGCGTCGTGGTCAGCGGCGAGGGCGGTCCCGAATTGCTTACCGCCGACGCCTATGTCGTCGCCCTCGGCAGTTACTCGCCGCTGCTCGTCAAACCGCTCGGCATCAGCCTGCCGGTCTATCCGGCCAAGGGCTACTCGGCGACGTTGACGCTGGCCGAAGGGGCGCTGGCGCCGACCGTCAGCATTACCGACGATGCCCACCGGCTGGTTTTCTCGCGCCTCGGCAACCGCTTGCGGATTGCCGGTACCGCCGAGTTCAACGGCTACAACCTCGATCTCAACCCGGTGCGCTGCCAGGCGCTGATGGAGCGCACCCGCGAACTGTTTCCGCGGGTCGACGTCGAGGGCGAACCGGAATTCTGGTGCGGCCTGCGGCCGGCCACGCCGTCCAACGTGCCCTGCATCGGCCGCACCCGCTACGGCAATCTGTGGCTCAACACTGGCCATGGCACGCTGGGCTGGACGATGGCCTGCGGTTCGGCCGCCTCGCTGGCCCGGCTGATGAGCGGCCGCCGCGCCGAACCGGAATTTCCCTTTATTCGATGCTGA